The window TGCCCAATGGGGTATGAGCGACAAAGTCGGCCCTATCTATTATGGTGAAGATCAGCAAGAAAACTATCTTGGTGGGGGGGATGGCACTACCCGCAACGTGTCAGGCAGCACTAAATCGGTGATTGATGCAGAAATCAAACGCATCATCGAAGAAGCCTATGAACGCGCCAAAAAGACACTGCAAGATAACTATAAAGAGTTGGAAACACTTGCAGAAGGTCTGCTGGAATATGAAACGCTGACCGGCGATGAAATTACTCAGCTATTGGCCGGAGAAACGCTGGTGCGTGAACCGGAGGAATCCATCCAAAAATCCACCAAGAAATCCTCTGTTCCCTCCCGCCGCAAAACGGTGATAGGCGGCCTGGAAACCGAAACCGATAGCGATCCGGTGGCTGAAGATGCGCAGGAAGAAAAAGACGCGCTGCATACACAAGGGGAAACCAGTGATGACACAGCGGATAACGATGGTGATGTGGATAACGATGGTGATGCCTCAAAATCCAAACCATTAGCCTCTAAGAAAAAAACTTCTGTTCCAAGCCGCAAAACCAAAACGTCCACTGACGAGGAAGCATAAGGCATTGCATGGCGCGTAAATATTTTGGAACCGATGGCATACGCGGCACTGCCAATATTACACCCATGACAGCCGAAGTTGCCCTTAGGGTTGGGATGGCCGCCGGACGTGAATTGCTGCATGGTGAACCACCGCATCGCGTGGTAATTGGCAAAGACACGCGCTTATCAGGTTATATGATCGAAAGCGCGTTAATGGCGGGTTTTTTATCCGTGGGTATGGAAGTATTTTTAGTAGGCCCACTGCCTACTCCCGCTATTGCCATGCTTACCCGATCCATGCGCGCAGATTTGGGCGTGATGATTACCGCCTCGCACAACCCTTTCCCTGATAACGGTATTAAACTCTTTGGCCGCGATGGATACAAACTTTCCGACGAACAGGAAATGGCTATCGAAGCTCATATGGATGATGCTAAATTCGAACTGGCTGATTCCCCGCATATAGGGCGTGCAAAGCGACTAGATGATGCCCGTGGCCGTTATATCGAACATGTAAAAAGCACCTTTCCAAAGCGATTTAACCTCGATGGATTAAAGGTGGTGATTGATTGCGCCAACGGTGCAGGCTACTCGGTAGGACCTATCGTGTTATATGAGCTGGGTGCAGAAGTTATTTCTATTGGCGTGCAGCCTAATGGGACAAACATCAATTATAACTGTGGCAGCACCTATCCAGAAAATCTCAGCCGCACTGTATTGGAAACTAAAGCAGATGTGGGCATTGCCTTAGACGGCGATGGCGACCGCCTGATTATGGTCGATGAAAAAGGTGCTGTCGTCGATGGTGATCAGCTCATGGCCATGGCCGCCGCCTTTTGGCACAAGCGCGGCTTGCTCAAAGGAAATGGCGTGGTAGCCACGCAAATGTCGAATCTGGGATTCGAGCGTTATCTGAATAATATTGGCCTCAGCCTGCATCGCACACAAGTGGGCGATCGCTATGTGCTGGAATATATGCGCCGCCATGGGTTTAATCTGGGCGGCGAGCAATCCGGTCATCTCATATTTTCCGATTATGCTACCAGCGGCGATGGATTGATTGCAGCCTTACAAATGCTGGCAATCATTAAGCAAGAAGACCGTTTGGTAAGCGAAGCTACGCATCGTTTTACCCCATTTCCACAAAAATTGCATAACATTCGTTATAATGGCGAATCCCCCCTCAACTCGCCCGCAGTAAAACAAGCCGTAGCCGATGAAGAAGCCAAGATGGGCGCAAAAGGTCGTATATTATTACGTAAATCCGGTACCGAGCCACTACTACGCGTAATGGTAGAGGCCGAAGATGAAGCGCAGGTAGAATCTAGCATCAAAACCCTGTCCGATGCCATCAATCATGCCATGGCAACGAATTGATGCAATTAGTTGTTGATTCTTCGCAGCACATCAGGTATTAGTTGCGACCTTATTTAGTGGAGAAAAGCCCATGAAA of the Alphaproteobacteria bacterium genome contains:
- the glmM gene encoding phosphoglucosamine mutase; translation: MARKYFGTDGIRGTANITPMTAEVALRVGMAAGRELLHGEPPHRVVIGKDTRLSGYMIESALMAGFLSVGMEVFLVGPLPTPAIAMLTRSMRADLGVMITASHNPFPDNGIKLFGRDGYKLSDEQEMAIEAHMDDAKFELADSPHIGRAKRLDDARGRYIEHVKSTFPKRFNLDGLKVVIDCANGAGYSVGPIVLYELGAEVISIGVQPNGTNINYNCGSTYPENLSRTVLETKADVGIALDGDGDRLIMVDEKGAVVDGDQLMAMAAAFWHKRGLLKGNGVVATQMSNLGFERYLNNIGLSLHRTQVGDRYVLEYMRRHGFNLGGEQSGHLIFSDYATSGDGLIAALQMLAIIKQEDRLVSEATHRFTPFPQKLHNIRYNGESPLNSPAVKQAVADEEAKMGAKGRILLRKSGTEPLLRVMVEAEDEAQVESSIKTLSDAINHAMATN